GAGTCCAATGTACTTTATCTTGCTTACCATGTAATTCCCTAAAGACTAATGCTGTGACACAGATGCATCCTACAATTGCATGGCTGTGGTTAATAAAGAAGTTAAGATCACAATTCACAGTCATCTACTTGTTCTCTGACCTTTAGGACAATCTAATATACAGTCCTTTAACTTTATCTTTCCTGAATCTGTCAAAAATTCTTTAGTCTATAAGAACAGCtgaatatgtatatatattatcaGTTTAATATAAGCTTGTCCTTCTATGCATTTTCCAAAAAATCTTTTATTTCTCTATTTTCCGGTGCATGCGTTTACCAGTTGTCTCCTGCCAGAACTTCTGCTATAGTGTAACTTCCGATTTTTATTGGGTGAGGTCCAGCTGTGTTTGGACCAGGCTTTAGTAAAGTTATTTTGTAAAGTATATGAATTTTCGAGGAAAACATGAATCTGAAGCTAAAATGCGATGCTATGCTGAGGCAAACCATTGAAGTTACTTATGTTCTGTTTAGTTGTGATGAATGAAATTTGAACTATATTATTGTTGACTGTTCAAAATCTCATCATGTGAAATAGCACTCATATTTTTTTTCCAAATATTCCCTCCCGTCTCCATTTTTCCCTTTGACTTCATTCTCCATTCCATTTTCCCAACCAAGTACAACAATATAGTTTACGATTTTACCTATAACCTAAATAAATAGTAATGTTAATTGAATTTACTGAGGATGTAGCAGAATCTAGAAAAAATTGGAAGTTAAAGTTAAGAGGCGCCTTAAGAATAAAGTCATAAGCAGTGATTGCATCAAATGGAAGATTTATTCTTGAATACTATAAAATTTATTctgttttttaaatttttttgcaTATAGTTTTAATTCATACCATCCATGTAGGAATGGAGTTCTGACCCAACTAAAGAGAATAACCTCAGCCCCGCAACTGTAAAGTACACAGATTTTTTATTAGCAACAGCTTCTGGAAAGGTTGAAGGAGTGAAAGGTCCAGGAAAACTTGCAACTCCTTTTGAGAAAACAAAAGTTGCAGCTTACACTCTGGGTGCAACTACTCCTTGTATGAGACTTTATGCCTTTCTTGGTAAGCAACTCCAGCAATTTGTAAATTTGGATGAGAACGGTCACCCCTACAAGAAGTGGATCGACAATTATTCCAGCACCGCTTTTCAGGTCTGTTCTGAAAATACCTATTGCTGTTAGTACTGAAGGAATTCATTTTGAAGGccattaattttaaattttaagttTCCTACTTGTTGTACTTAGGCAGCTGCTCTGCAAACCGAGGACTTGCTGGATAGGTTAAGTGTTACTTTGACAGGCGAGGAACTTAACATAATTGAAAATCTATATTACCAAGCAATGAAACTTGAGATAGAATTATTTTTATCTCAACCCCTTCTTCAGCCGACTGTTCTTCCTCTGACTAAAACATGCGATCCCTCGGAGTATCAGCTAATGATATTTTCTGATTTTGACTTGACGTGCACTGTTGTTGATTCTTCTGCCATTTTGGCGGAGATTGCAATAGTAACTGCGCCTAAATCTGATCAGGATCAATTGAATAATCAGATTGCTCGAATGCCATCAGCCGACCTTAGAAACACATGGGGAGTCCTTTCAGGGCAGTATACAGAGGAGTATGAACAGTGCATTGAGACCATTTTGCTCAGTCAAAAAGGTATTTTCTCGATACATCTTTATTAATATTTCTTGTTAGAAAGTCTTATAGCTGATGTCATAGGCTTGAGCTGTTTTGCAAGATGATCAGATGTATCGGTTTGTTTGACTCTTTGGATAGTGGATAGATGAGTCGCACAATATTTAAGTAATATAGTAAGTGATACAGATATTTAACTATGTAAATGAGGATAATGTTAGTGGTACATAATAGTATTAGTATATCATTACCAATTTATCTATTAGCTTGCAGCGTTCGCAGTATAAAGTGTTTGTTCTGTATTGTTCAGAATATGTCGAGCACTAAAAACTGAAGTTGTTTAGCCATCCCTTCATTCATCTGTTGGATCTTAATTGGGATCTCTTTGATTAGCCCCTTAAAAGTATTATGAATTTCACTGCTCTTTGAATTCTCATTCTATCGGAGTCTCTAGTTATCAGTCTCCTGAATTTCTAGCAGTTAAATGATCAGGCCTTTTCTTCCTGTAATTTTTAGCGGAGAAATTCAAATATGATGATTTGATAAAAGGACTAGAGCAGCTATCAGATTTTGAGGAAAAGGCTAATACAAGGGTAATTCAGTCTGGGGTACTAAAGGGTCTGTATTTTGATGATATTAAACGTGCTGGGGAGCGTCTTATCCTCCAAGATGGTTGCCCAGGTTTCTTCAAGAGTATAATAGGAAACGAAAATTGGAAAAAAAACGTCCATGTCCTTTCGTATTGTTGGTGCGGAGATCTCATCAGGTCTGCTTTCTCGTCAGGTATGTCCTGTAAATCAAAGAATGGAAGATGATCACTCACTTTAAACAGTTGGTCATTAATCTCTGCATCATTTTTTATTCTACTTTGTTACTGCTGCGATGATCATTTCTACTTGTTTTGTCAAGTACATTCCCTCATTGCACAATCTTTTTAAATTTTACCTTTTATCACTTGTTTGTGAAGCTTTTGAGTATGTATTGCGAT
This sequence is a window from Apium graveolens cultivar Ventura chromosome 9, ASM990537v1, whole genome shotgun sequence. Protein-coding genes within it:
- the LOC141683663 gene encoding bifunctional TH2 protein, mitochondrial — translated: MQSISQIFVVQSRSLSSTLSFLLTKTRRRTITTISTTTMAMASAKTSNTSTSTSEVGIAKRLWIKFHKESIHALYNPFVVSLASGNLSLDSFRHYISQDFHFLKAFAQAYELAEECCDDDDAKVDFNDLRKSVLEELKMHDSFVQEWSSDPTKENNLSPATVKYTDFLLATASGKVEGVKGPGKLATPFEKTKVAAYTLGATTPCMRLYAFLGKQLQQFVNLDENGHPYKKWIDNYSSTAFQAAALQTEDLLDRLSVTLTGEELNIIENLYYQAMKLEIELFLSQPLLQPTVLPLTKTCDPSEYQLMIFSDFDLTCTVVDSSAILAEIAIVTAPKSDQDQLNNQIARMPSADLRNTWGVLSGQYTEEYEQCIETILLSQKAEKFKYDDLIKGLEQLSDFEEKANTRVIQSGVLKGLYFDDIKRAGERLILQDGCPGFFKSIIGNENWKKNVHVLSYCWCGDLIRSAFSSVGLDALNVHANEFTYEESASTGEIIDNVHSPMDKVQAFKDILHEYSSDKKNLTVYIGDSVGDLLCLLEADVGIVVGSSSSLRKVGSHFGVSFVPLFPGLVVEQKNCTEKSSAYWKGLSGTLYTVESWAEINAFILGK